The following proteins come from a genomic window of Ailuropoda melanoleuca isolate Jingjing chromosome 2, ASM200744v2, whole genome shotgun sequence:
- the TYW3 gene encoding tRNA wybutosine-synthesizing protein 3 homolog isoform X1 — MDRTAEFRRWKAQCLSKADLSRKGGVDEDVVEFVQLLNEREQYFTTSSCAGRIILLDGGINGFEVQKQNRCWLLVTHKPCVKDDVMAALKKATGDAILKFEPLVLHVQCRRLLDAQILHSVAIDSGFRNSGITVGKRGKTMLAIRSTHGLEVPLSNKGKLMVTEEYIDFLLKIANQKMEENKKRIERFYNCVQHALEKETITNLHPKEKIKDKNNSSYTRKKKRNPEEAHGKCITEENDKECENDDDPGISVSIFPEDY; from the exons ATGGATCGTACCGCAGAGTTCAGGAGATGGAAGGCGCAGTGTCTGAGCAAAGCGGACCTCAGCCGGAAGGGTGGTGTGGACGAGGATGTGGTAGAATTTGTGCAGCTCCTGAATGAGCGAGAACAGTACTTCACCACCAGTTCCTGCGCTGGGCGCATCATCCTCCTGGATGGG ggtaTAAATGGTTTTGAGGTTCAAAAGCAAAACCGTTGCTGGCTACTGGTTACACACAAACCTTGTGTAAAGGATGATGTG ATGGCAGCTCTGAAGAAAGCAACTGGTGATGCCATTTTGAAATTTGAACCACTTGTTCTTCATGTGCAGTGTCGACGGTTGCTGGATGCACAGATTCTG catTCAGTGGCAATAGATTCTGGTTTCAGGAACTCCGGCATCACcgtgggaaagagaggaaagactaTGTTG GCTATCCGGAGCACACATGGCTTAGAAGTTCCATTAAGCAATAAGGGAAAACTGATGGTAACTGAGGAATATATTGACTTCCTGTTAAAGATAGCAAatcagaaaatggaagaaaacaagaagagaatTGAAAG GTTTTACAACTGCGTACAACATGCTTTGGAAAAAGAAACTATTACTAACTTACAtcccaaagagaaaatcaaagacaaaaataattcatCATATACTcgtaagaagaaaagaaacccagaagAAGCACATGGCAAATGTATTactgaagaaaatgataaagaatgtgaaaatgaTGATGACCCAGGAATCAGTGTTAGTATCTTCCCTGAAGATTACTAA
- the TYW3 gene encoding tRNA wybutosine-synthesizing protein 3 homolog isoform X2 has translation MDRTAEFRRWKAQCLSKADLSRKGGVDEDVVEFVQLLNEREQYFTTSSCAGRIILLDGGINGFEVQKQNRCWLLVTHKPCVKDDVMAALKKATGDAILKFEPLVLHVQCRRLLDAQILHSVAIDSGFRNSGITVGKRGKTMLAIRSTHGLEVPLSNKGKLMVTEEYIDFLLKIANQKMEENKKRIESLITDNKNMIKVIDESSPDSKGH, from the exons ATGGATCGTACCGCAGAGTTCAGGAGATGGAAGGCGCAGTGTCTGAGCAAAGCGGACCTCAGCCGGAAGGGTGGTGTGGACGAGGATGTGGTAGAATTTGTGCAGCTCCTGAATGAGCGAGAACAGTACTTCACCACCAGTTCCTGCGCTGGGCGCATCATCCTCCTGGATGGG ggtaTAAATGGTTTTGAGGTTCAAAAGCAAAACCGTTGCTGGCTACTGGTTACACACAAACCTTGTGTAAAGGATGATGTG ATGGCAGCTCTGAAGAAAGCAACTGGTGATGCCATTTTGAAATTTGAACCACTTGTTCTTCATGTGCAGTGTCGACGGTTGCTGGATGCACAGATTCTG catTCAGTGGCAATAGATTCTGGTTTCAGGAACTCCGGCATCACcgtgggaaagagaggaaagactaTGTTG GCTATCCGGAGCACACATGGCTTAGAAGTTCCATTAAGCAATAAGGGAAAACTGATGGTAACTGAGGAATATATTGACTTCCTGTTAAAGATAGCAAatcagaaaatggaagaaaacaagaagagaatTGAAAG tcTTATCACAGATAATAAAAACATGATCAAAGTAATAGATGAGAGTAGCCCAGACAGTAAAGGGCACTAA